The following coding sequences lie in one Danio rerio strain Tuebingen ecotype United States chromosome 3, GRCz12tu, whole genome shotgun sequence genomic window:
- the ciita gene encoding MHC class II transactivator isoform X1 encodes MRLTRSCCPVMVPFEEVLFQVRKALQVDPSLVHDLLRELHEANVFSTQYYQSLYKDGEVAEESLCEVLCTDEDLDRKLSLLVWQNWDVSQDILHSTLNKQEDLVSTDGEANFIDPDPTLELPDSVLGEYLQSLLDGSIEETFDPTFFEDPNYSSLHTTDDKDTNCIPEKTSKVARPKKRKATTIDPQQIPCKQAIVVPESPSYELTPNITSGTEGSFHLSPYQPVFSFPISSPSLPSSALQFIQTISPLTSPLIGTVVQTGSTYVLVSPQSVSPGTQIIPLSPADGTVAPPELTGFVLPVGSSSGLTSVSVDTSPIKEGNPDKNTESPSPKLKNKVRPKAPECVKDYIHRLKSHLRDVCSTMRGGMGMQSHYVDAHLVQRKLLIKSGKNANKCLEKELVVLSDSERKKAKLDTSQLFHNLDSKSKQSFAFLGKSGVGKTTFIQRLCLDWSNSGLPQFQFVFLMNCKILDFKQSNYSLKTLLFDFSTSPHCEDSNAAFKHILSCPDEVLIIFDSFDHIKDLEGLLQSPAKSHTDTKYTIKQLFSGLFQKEILSGCTLLIATRPKDVLNQVLRKMDCLLEIWGFSPEDIELYTSKYFEEASLRESALQKIKNQGYMFSLCSNPLLCWATCFLLKHQDGEDLPSTLTDLYQRVTSKHLELASIGNSTKKKQLDTPQLCKMAWEGFKNHDTHVNLVKSTELLDCALKSGILIPYKTSEQEENHFADLFTQNFLSALHLVQSKQVNDKTVVANTMVQHKKRKVQGESQDVLQRFITGLIFQKTASGLSIIDSSVDLKAKRKAVEAHLESMKPKDLVPARLLELFHCVYETCSVKFAQGLVKNLPDDLSFCGTQLSPSDVYVICHILQHASAMKRTFTINLQDTCIPIRGLKELVGLKCIASFWAHAEDTIDLWEDLHQSNDELNLKSAIEKFTLNPLKATQGYHIESLPVLVQIHREKKLPTSELVPALDEGVPALRHLQKLEFGLGVQNGPELFPKVIEVLPSLQSLLCLDLDKNHIGDSGAEKLSGVLHFLECLKLLILSQNLIGDAGVGKLAQALASVPSLQTLRLYGNAIADSGAEHLALALPDMKSLQDLDVKFNKFTDIGATKLSAALKNCPGMKSLELWNNCIPYGVFEHLRLQDSRIKSL; translated from the exons ATGAGATTAACTCGCAGCTGTTGTCCAGTCATGGTTCCCTTTGAGGAGGTGTTGTTTCAGGTGAGAAAAGCTTTACAGGTTGACCCAAGCCTGGTGCATGATCTTCTTCGAGAGCTCCACGAGGCCAACGTCTTCTCCACCCAGTATTACCAGTCTCTCTATAAGGACGGTGAAGTTGCTGAGGAGAGTTTGTGTGAAGTCCTCTGTACAGATGAAGATTTGGATCGAAAACTGTCTTTACTTGTCTGGCAAAACTGGGACGTTAGCCAAGATATCCTCCATTCAACACTCAACAAACAGGAGGATCTTGTTTCTACTG ATGGTGAAGCAAATTTTATTGATCCAGATCCAACGTTAGAGCTACCTG ACAGTGTTCTCGGTGAATATCTTCAGTCCCTCCTGGATGGTTCGATTGAAGAAACTTTTG ATCCAACCTTCTTCGAAGATCCCAATTACTCAT CTTTACATACAACAGATGACAAAGATACAAACTGCATACCAGAAAAAACATCTAAAGTTGCCCGCCCCAAAAAACGAAAAG CTACTACCATAGACCCACAGCAAATTCCCTGCAAACAAG CAATAGTTGTCCCTGAAAGTCCCTCATATGAATTGACGCCCAACATCACATCTGGAACTGAGGGTAGTTTCCATTTGAGTCCATACCAGCCTGTGTTCAGTTTTCCTATCAGCTCCCCTAGTCTGCCCTCTAGTG CACTACAGTTCATCCAGACCATAAGCCCGCTCACGTCACCTCTAATTGGCACTGTGGTTCAGACAGGATCCACATATGTGCTTG TTTCGCCTCAAAGTGTTAGTCCAGGCACACAGATAATTCCTCTTTCACCTG CTGATGGTACGGTTGCCCCACCTGAGCTCACTGGTTTTGTACTCCCAGTTGGCTCGTCCTCAGGTCTGACATCGGTTTCTGTAGACACAAGCCCTATTAAAG AAGGAAACCCAGACAAGAATACAGAGTCCCCATCtccaaaactaaaaaacaaagtCCGTCCCAAAGCGCCAG AGTGTGTCAAAGACTACATTCATCGCTTAAAATCACACCTGAGAGATGTCTGCAGCACTATGCGTGGAGGGATGGGAATGCAGTCACACTACGTGGATGCACATCTGGTTCAGAGGAAACTTCTTATCAAATCTGGGAAGAATGCAAACAAGTGTTTGGAGAAAGAGCTGGTTGTCCTCAGCGATTCAGAGCGAAAGAAAGCAAAGCTGGACACAAGTCAGTTGTTTCATAACCTTGACTCCAAATCCAAACAATCATTTGCTTTCCTCGGAAAATCCGGCGTGGGGAAAACCACATTCATTCAGCGGTTGTGCCTGGACTGGTCAAACAGCGGCCTGCCtcaatttcagtttgtttttctCATGAACTGTAAAATCTTAGACTTCAAACAATCCAACTACAGCTTAAAAACTTTACTGTTCGACTTTTCTACATCTCCTCACTGCGAGGACTCAAATGCTGCTTTCAAACACATTCTGTCCTGTCCTGATGAAGTTCTCATTATCTTTGACAGCTTTGATCATATAAAAGACCTTGAGGGGCTTCTTCAGTCCCCTGCTaaatcacacacagacactaaaTACACCATCAAGCAGCTGTTTTCAGGTTTGTTTCAAAAGGAAATCCTCTCGGGCTGCACACTTCTCATCGCCACGAGGCCTAAAGACGTTTTAAATCAGGTGCTGCGAAAAATGGACTGCCTTTTGGAGATTTGGGGCTTCTCTCCTGAGGATATTGAATTGTATACATCCAAATATTTTGAGGAAGCTTCCCTCCGAGAGAGTGCACTACAAAAGATTAAGAATCAAGGGTACATGTTTAGCTTATGCTCTAACCCGCTGCTTTGCTGGGCTACCTGCTTCCTGCTCAAGCATCAGGATGGTGAGGATTTGCCTTCAACTCTCACAGACTTGTACCAAAGAGTGACCTCCAAGCATCTGGAATTGGCTAGCATTGGAAACAGCACAAAGAAGAAACAACTCGACACCCCGCAGTTGTGTAAAATGGCATGGGAGGGCTTCAAGAATCACGATACACACGTCAACCTTGTCAAATCCACAGAACTGCTGGACTGCGCTCTGAAAAGTGGAATACTTATACCTTATAAGACATCTGAGCAAGAGGAAAACCACTTTGCTGACCTTTTCACTCAGAACTTCCTAAGTGCTTTGCATTTGGTGCAATCCAAACAGGTCAATGATAAAACGGTGGTGGCAAATACCATGGTGCAGCACAAAAAACGAAAGGTTCAGGGAGAATCGCAGGACGTCCTGCAGAGGTTCATCACCGGCTTAATCTTCCAGAAGACAGCAAGTGGACTCAGCATAATAGACAGCAGTGTGGACTTAAAAGCCAAAAGGAAGGCCGTCGAAGCTCATTTAGAGAGCATGAAACCCAAAGATTTGGTTCCTGCCAGATTACTTGAATTGTTTCACTGTGTTTACGAGACCTGCAGTGTCAAATTTGCCCAAGGGCTAGTAAAGAACCTGCCCGATGATCTGTCTTTCTGTGGGACCCAGCTTTCCCCATCGGATGTGTACGTGATATGCCATATCCTTCAACATGCAAGCGCAATGAAGCGGACCTTCACCATTAACCTGCAGGACACATGCATTCCCATCAGAGGCCTGAAAGAGCTTGTGGGTCTCAAATGTATCGCATCCTTCTG GGCGCATGCAGAAGATACCATCGACTTATGGGAGGACTTGCATCAAAGCAACGATGAACTGAACTTGAAAAGTGCAATTGAGAAATTCACCTTGAACCCATTAAAGGCCACACAAGGGTATCACATAGAGAGCCTGCCTGTCCTCGTCCAGATTCACAGAGAAAAGAAGCTGCCCACAAG TGAACTGGTGCCTGCACTGGATGAAGGTGTACCAGCTCTCCGGCATCTTCAGAAACTGGAATTTGG CCTTGGAGTGCAGAATGGTCCTGAACTTTTCCCTAAAGTCATAGAGGTCCTGCCTTCTCTGCAGTCTCTCCTGTGTCTGGA CCTTGATAAAAACCATATTGGAGACTCTGGAGCGGAGAAACTGTCTGGcgttttacattttttggaaTGTCTGAAATTGCTCAT CCTGTCTCAGAATTTAATTGGAGATGCTGGAGTGGGAAAACTGGCTCAAGCTCTGGCATCAGTTCCTTCTCTACAGACACTCAG ACTGTATGGAAATGCGATTGCTGACAGTGGTGCTGAACATCTGGCCTTGGCTTTACCAGACATGAAATCACTGCAAGACCTTGA
- the ciita gene encoding MHC class II transactivator isoform X4 → MDYLFETDGEANFIDPDPTLELPDSVLGEYLQSLLDGSIEETFDPTFFEDPNYSYDKDTNCIPEKTSKVARPKKRKATTIDPQQIPCKQAIVVPESPSYELTPNITSGTEGSFHLSPYQPVFSFPISSPSLPSSALQFIQTISPLTSPLIGTVVQTGSTYVLVSPQSVSPGTQIIPLSPADGTVAPPELTGFVLPVGSSSGLTSVSVDTSPIKEGNPDKNTESPSPKLKNKVRPKAPECVKDYIHRLKSHLRDVCSTMRGGMGMQSHYVDAHLVQRKLLIKSGKNANKCLEKELVVLSDSERKKAKLDTSQLFHNLDSKSKQSFAFLGKSGVGKTTFIQRLCLDWSNSGLPQFQFVFLMNCKILDFKQSNYSLKTLLFDFSTSPHCEDSNAAFKHILSCPDEVLIIFDSFDHIKDLEGLLQSPAKSHTDTKYTIKQLFSGLFQKEILSGCTLLIATRPKDVLNQVLRKMDCLLEIWGFSPEDIELYTSKYFEEASLRESALQKIKNQGYMFSLCSNPLLCWATCFLLKHQDGEDLPSTLTDLYQRVTSKHLELASIGNSTKKKQLDTPQLCKMAWEGFKNHDTHVNLVKSTELLDCALKSGILIPYKTSEQEENHFADLFTQNFLSALHLVQSKQVNDKTVVANTMVQHKKRKVQGESQDVLQRFITGLIFQKTASGLSIIDSSVDLKAKRKAVEAHLESMKPKDLVPARLLELFHCVYETCSVKFAQGLVKNLPDDLSFCGTQLSPSDVYVICHILQHASAMKRTFTINLQDTCIPIRGLKELVGLKCIASFWAHAEDTIDLWEDLHQSNDELNLKSAIEKFTLNPLKATQGYHIESLPVLVQIHREKKLPTSELVPALDEGVPALRHLQKLEFGLGVQNGPELFPKVIEVLPSLQSLLCLDLDKNHIGDSGAEKLSGVLHFLECLKLLILSQNLIGDAGVGKLAQALASVPSLQTLRLYGNAIADSGAEHLALALPDMKSLQDLDVKFNKFTDIGATKLSAALKNCPGMKSLELWNNCIPYGVFEHLRLQDSRIKSL, encoded by the exons ATGGACTATCTCTTTGAAACAG ATGGTGAAGCAAATTTTATTGATCCAGATCCAACGTTAGAGCTACCTG ACAGTGTTCTCGGTGAATATCTTCAGTCCCTCCTGGATGGTTCGATTGAAGAAACTTTTG ATCCAACCTTCTTCGAAGATCCCAATTACTCAT ATGACAAAGATACAAACTGCATACCAGAAAAAACATCTAAAGTTGCCCGCCCCAAAAAACGAAAAG CTACTACCATAGACCCACAGCAAATTCCCTGCAAACAAG CAATAGTTGTCCCTGAAAGTCCCTCATATGAATTGACGCCCAACATCACATCTGGAACTGAGGGTAGTTTCCATTTGAGTCCATACCAGCCTGTGTTCAGTTTTCCTATCAGCTCCCCTAGTCTGCCCTCTAGTG CACTACAGTTCATCCAGACCATAAGCCCGCTCACGTCACCTCTAATTGGCACTGTGGTTCAGACAGGATCCACATATGTGCTTG TTTCGCCTCAAAGTGTTAGTCCAGGCACACAGATAATTCCTCTTTCACCTG CTGATGGTACGGTTGCCCCACCTGAGCTCACTGGTTTTGTACTCCCAGTTGGCTCGTCCTCAGGTCTGACATCGGTTTCTGTAGACACAAGCCCTATTAAAG AAGGAAACCCAGACAAGAATACAGAGTCCCCATCtccaaaactaaaaaacaaagtCCGTCCCAAAGCGCCAG AGTGTGTCAAAGACTACATTCATCGCTTAAAATCACACCTGAGAGATGTCTGCAGCACTATGCGTGGAGGGATGGGAATGCAGTCACACTACGTGGATGCACATCTGGTTCAGAGGAAACTTCTTATCAAATCTGGGAAGAATGCAAACAAGTGTTTGGAGAAAGAGCTGGTTGTCCTCAGCGATTCAGAGCGAAAGAAAGCAAAGCTGGACACAAGTCAGTTGTTTCATAACCTTGACTCCAAATCCAAACAATCATTTGCTTTCCTCGGAAAATCCGGCGTGGGGAAAACCACATTCATTCAGCGGTTGTGCCTGGACTGGTCAAACAGCGGCCTGCCtcaatttcagtttgtttttctCATGAACTGTAAAATCTTAGACTTCAAACAATCCAACTACAGCTTAAAAACTTTACTGTTCGACTTTTCTACATCTCCTCACTGCGAGGACTCAAATGCTGCTTTCAAACACATTCTGTCCTGTCCTGATGAAGTTCTCATTATCTTTGACAGCTTTGATCATATAAAAGACCTTGAGGGGCTTCTTCAGTCCCCTGCTaaatcacacacagacactaaaTACACCATCAAGCAGCTGTTTTCAGGTTTGTTTCAAAAGGAAATCCTCTCGGGCTGCACACTTCTCATCGCCACGAGGCCTAAAGACGTTTTAAATCAGGTGCTGCGAAAAATGGACTGCCTTTTGGAGATTTGGGGCTTCTCTCCTGAGGATATTGAATTGTATACATCCAAATATTTTGAGGAAGCTTCCCTCCGAGAGAGTGCACTACAAAAGATTAAGAATCAAGGGTACATGTTTAGCTTATGCTCTAACCCGCTGCTTTGCTGGGCTACCTGCTTCCTGCTCAAGCATCAGGATGGTGAGGATTTGCCTTCAACTCTCACAGACTTGTACCAAAGAGTGACCTCCAAGCATCTGGAATTGGCTAGCATTGGAAACAGCACAAAGAAGAAACAACTCGACACCCCGCAGTTGTGTAAAATGGCATGGGAGGGCTTCAAGAATCACGATACACACGTCAACCTTGTCAAATCCACAGAACTGCTGGACTGCGCTCTGAAAAGTGGAATACTTATACCTTATAAGACATCTGAGCAAGAGGAAAACCACTTTGCTGACCTTTTCACTCAGAACTTCCTAAGTGCTTTGCATTTGGTGCAATCCAAACAGGTCAATGATAAAACGGTGGTGGCAAATACCATGGTGCAGCACAAAAAACGAAAGGTTCAGGGAGAATCGCAGGACGTCCTGCAGAGGTTCATCACCGGCTTAATCTTCCAGAAGACAGCAAGTGGACTCAGCATAATAGACAGCAGTGTGGACTTAAAAGCCAAAAGGAAGGCCGTCGAAGCTCATTTAGAGAGCATGAAACCCAAAGATTTGGTTCCTGCCAGATTACTTGAATTGTTTCACTGTGTTTACGAGACCTGCAGTGTCAAATTTGCCCAAGGGCTAGTAAAGAACCTGCCCGATGATCTGTCTTTCTGTGGGACCCAGCTTTCCCCATCGGATGTGTACGTGATATGCCATATCCTTCAACATGCAAGCGCAATGAAGCGGACCTTCACCATTAACCTGCAGGACACATGCATTCCCATCAGAGGCCTGAAAGAGCTTGTGGGTCTCAAATGTATCGCATCCTTCTG GGCGCATGCAGAAGATACCATCGACTTATGGGAGGACTTGCATCAAAGCAACGATGAACTGAACTTGAAAAGTGCAATTGAGAAATTCACCTTGAACCCATTAAAGGCCACACAAGGGTATCACATAGAGAGCCTGCCTGTCCTCGTCCAGATTCACAGAGAAAAGAAGCTGCCCACAAG TGAACTGGTGCCTGCACTGGATGAAGGTGTACCAGCTCTCCGGCATCTTCAGAAACTGGAATTTGG CCTTGGAGTGCAGAATGGTCCTGAACTTTTCCCTAAAGTCATAGAGGTCCTGCCTTCTCTGCAGTCTCTCCTGTGTCTGGA CCTTGATAAAAACCATATTGGAGACTCTGGAGCGGAGAAACTGTCTGGcgttttacattttttggaaTGTCTGAAATTGCTCAT CCTGTCTCAGAATTTAATTGGAGATGCTGGAGTGGGAAAACTGGCTCAAGCTCTGGCATCAGTTCCTTCTCTACAGACACTCAG ACTGTATGGAAATGCGATTGCTGACAGTGGTGCTGAACATCTGGCCTTGGCTTTACCAGACATGAAATCACTGCAAGACCTTGA
- the ciita gene encoding MHC class II transactivator isoform X3 — protein sequence MDYLFETDGEANFIDPDPTLELPDSVLGEYLQSLLDGSIEETFDPTFFEDPNYSSLHTTDDKDTNCIPEKTSKVARPKKRKATTIDPQQIPCKQAIVVPESPSYELTPNITSGTEGSFHLSPYQPVFSFPISSPSLPSSALQFIQTISPLTSPLIGTVVQTGSTYVLVSPQSVSPGTQIIPLSPADGTVAPPELTGFVLPVGSSSGLTSVSVDTSPIKEGNPDKNTESPSPKLKNKVRPKAPECVKDYIHRLKSHLRDVCSTMRGGMGMQSHYVDAHLVQRKLLIKSGKNANKCLEKELVVLSDSERKKAKLDTSQLFHNLDSKSKQSFAFLGKSGVGKTTFIQRLCLDWSNSGLPQFQFVFLMNCKILDFKQSNYSLKTLLFDFSTSPHCEDSNAAFKHILSCPDEVLIIFDSFDHIKDLEGLLQSPAKSHTDTKYTIKQLFSGLFQKEILSGCTLLIATRPKDVLNQVLRKMDCLLEIWGFSPEDIELYTSKYFEEASLRESALQKIKNQGYMFSLCSNPLLCWATCFLLKHQDGEDLPSTLTDLYQRVTSKHLELASIGNSTKKKQLDTPQLCKMAWEGFKNHDTHVNLVKSTELLDCALKSGILIPYKTSEQEENHFADLFTQNFLSALHLVQSKQVNDKTVVANTMVQHKKRKVQGESQDVLQRFITGLIFQKTASGLSIIDSSVDLKAKRKAVEAHLESMKPKDLVPARLLELFHCVYETCSVKFAQGLVKNLPDDLSFCGTQLSPSDVYVICHILQHASAMKRTFTINLQDTCIPIRGLKELVGLKCIASFWAHAEDTIDLWEDLHQSNDELNLKSAIEKFTLNPLKATQGYHIESLPVLVQIHREKKLPTSELVPALDEGVPALRHLQKLEFGLGVQNGPELFPKVIEVLPSLQSLLCLDLDKNHIGDSGAEKLSGVLHFLECLKLLILSQNLIGDAGVGKLAQALASVPSLQTLRLYGNAIADSGAEHLALALPDMKSLQDLDVKFNKFTDIGATKLSAALKNCPGMKSLELWNNCIPYGVFEHLRLQDSRIKSL from the exons ATGGACTATCTCTTTGAAACAG ATGGTGAAGCAAATTTTATTGATCCAGATCCAACGTTAGAGCTACCTG ACAGTGTTCTCGGTGAATATCTTCAGTCCCTCCTGGATGGTTCGATTGAAGAAACTTTTG ATCCAACCTTCTTCGAAGATCCCAATTACTCAT CTTTACATACAACAGATGACAAAGATACAAACTGCATACCAGAAAAAACATCTAAAGTTGCCCGCCCCAAAAAACGAAAAG CTACTACCATAGACCCACAGCAAATTCCCTGCAAACAAG CAATAGTTGTCCCTGAAAGTCCCTCATATGAATTGACGCCCAACATCACATCTGGAACTGAGGGTAGTTTCCATTTGAGTCCATACCAGCCTGTGTTCAGTTTTCCTATCAGCTCCCCTAGTCTGCCCTCTAGTG CACTACAGTTCATCCAGACCATAAGCCCGCTCACGTCACCTCTAATTGGCACTGTGGTTCAGACAGGATCCACATATGTGCTTG TTTCGCCTCAAAGTGTTAGTCCAGGCACACAGATAATTCCTCTTTCACCTG CTGATGGTACGGTTGCCCCACCTGAGCTCACTGGTTTTGTACTCCCAGTTGGCTCGTCCTCAGGTCTGACATCGGTTTCTGTAGACACAAGCCCTATTAAAG AAGGAAACCCAGACAAGAATACAGAGTCCCCATCtccaaaactaaaaaacaaagtCCGTCCCAAAGCGCCAG AGTGTGTCAAAGACTACATTCATCGCTTAAAATCACACCTGAGAGATGTCTGCAGCACTATGCGTGGAGGGATGGGAATGCAGTCACACTACGTGGATGCACATCTGGTTCAGAGGAAACTTCTTATCAAATCTGGGAAGAATGCAAACAAGTGTTTGGAGAAAGAGCTGGTTGTCCTCAGCGATTCAGAGCGAAAGAAAGCAAAGCTGGACACAAGTCAGTTGTTTCATAACCTTGACTCCAAATCCAAACAATCATTTGCTTTCCTCGGAAAATCCGGCGTGGGGAAAACCACATTCATTCAGCGGTTGTGCCTGGACTGGTCAAACAGCGGCCTGCCtcaatttcagtttgtttttctCATGAACTGTAAAATCTTAGACTTCAAACAATCCAACTACAGCTTAAAAACTTTACTGTTCGACTTTTCTACATCTCCTCACTGCGAGGACTCAAATGCTGCTTTCAAACACATTCTGTCCTGTCCTGATGAAGTTCTCATTATCTTTGACAGCTTTGATCATATAAAAGACCTTGAGGGGCTTCTTCAGTCCCCTGCTaaatcacacacagacactaaaTACACCATCAAGCAGCTGTTTTCAGGTTTGTTTCAAAAGGAAATCCTCTCGGGCTGCACACTTCTCATCGCCACGAGGCCTAAAGACGTTTTAAATCAGGTGCTGCGAAAAATGGACTGCCTTTTGGAGATTTGGGGCTTCTCTCCTGAGGATATTGAATTGTATACATCCAAATATTTTGAGGAAGCTTCCCTCCGAGAGAGTGCACTACAAAAGATTAAGAATCAAGGGTACATGTTTAGCTTATGCTCTAACCCGCTGCTTTGCTGGGCTACCTGCTTCCTGCTCAAGCATCAGGATGGTGAGGATTTGCCTTCAACTCTCACAGACTTGTACCAAAGAGTGACCTCCAAGCATCTGGAATTGGCTAGCATTGGAAACAGCACAAAGAAGAAACAACTCGACACCCCGCAGTTGTGTAAAATGGCATGGGAGGGCTTCAAGAATCACGATACACACGTCAACCTTGTCAAATCCACAGAACTGCTGGACTGCGCTCTGAAAAGTGGAATACTTATACCTTATAAGACATCTGAGCAAGAGGAAAACCACTTTGCTGACCTTTTCACTCAGAACTTCCTAAGTGCTTTGCATTTGGTGCAATCCAAACAGGTCAATGATAAAACGGTGGTGGCAAATACCATGGTGCAGCACAAAAAACGAAAGGTTCAGGGAGAATCGCAGGACGTCCTGCAGAGGTTCATCACCGGCTTAATCTTCCAGAAGACAGCAAGTGGACTCAGCATAATAGACAGCAGTGTGGACTTAAAAGCCAAAAGGAAGGCCGTCGAAGCTCATTTAGAGAGCATGAAACCCAAAGATTTGGTTCCTGCCAGATTACTTGAATTGTTTCACTGTGTTTACGAGACCTGCAGTGTCAAATTTGCCCAAGGGCTAGTAAAGAACCTGCCCGATGATCTGTCTTTCTGTGGGACCCAGCTTTCCCCATCGGATGTGTACGTGATATGCCATATCCTTCAACATGCAAGCGCAATGAAGCGGACCTTCACCATTAACCTGCAGGACACATGCATTCCCATCAGAGGCCTGAAAGAGCTTGTGGGTCTCAAATGTATCGCATCCTTCTG GGCGCATGCAGAAGATACCATCGACTTATGGGAGGACTTGCATCAAAGCAACGATGAACTGAACTTGAAAAGTGCAATTGAGAAATTCACCTTGAACCCATTAAAGGCCACACAAGGGTATCACATAGAGAGCCTGCCTGTCCTCGTCCAGATTCACAGAGAAAAGAAGCTGCCCACAAG TGAACTGGTGCCTGCACTGGATGAAGGTGTACCAGCTCTCCGGCATCTTCAGAAACTGGAATTTGG CCTTGGAGTGCAGAATGGTCCTGAACTTTTCCCTAAAGTCATAGAGGTCCTGCCTTCTCTGCAGTCTCTCCTGTGTCTGGA CCTTGATAAAAACCATATTGGAGACTCTGGAGCGGAGAAACTGTCTGGcgttttacattttttggaaTGTCTGAAATTGCTCAT CCTGTCTCAGAATTTAATTGGAGATGCTGGAGTGGGAAAACTGGCTCAAGCTCTGGCATCAGTTCCTTCTCTACAGACACTCAG ACTGTATGGAAATGCGATTGCTGACAGTGGTGCTGAACATCTGGCCTTGGCTTTACCAGACATGAAATCACTGCAAGACCTTGA